One window from the genome of Saprospiraceae bacterium encodes:
- a CDS encoding histidine phosphatase family protein, with protein MHTKKMFILRHGETDQNRNGIVQGRGINSTLNETGIHQSKAFYHQYKNIQFDHVRCSSQQRSYQTIQHFDSSDRPILRDSRLDEIGWGEHEGKAGDPELMEKYYRIINSWSNGNYSDAAHGGESALELSLRLQSFLEEVHNLDFKIALICTHGRTLRALICLLKKQELMHMELVYHSNTGLYVAEFNNNDWQIILENDCNHLSKSIER; from the coding sequence ATGCATACTAAAAAAATGTTTATTCTTCGCCATGGTGAAACGGATCAAAACAGGAATGGCATTGTACAAGGGAGAGGCATTAATTCTACTTTAAATGAAACGGGTATCCATCAATCGAAAGCGTTTTACCATCAGTATAAAAACATTCAGTTTGATCATGTCCGTTGCTCAAGCCAACAAAGAAGTTACCAAACCATCCAACATTTTGATTCGTCAGACAGGCCAATCCTTCGTGACAGCAGATTGGATGAAATTGGTTGGGGAGAACATGAAGGGAAGGCAGGAGATCCGGAATTAATGGAAAAATATTATCGAATTATAAATTCCTGGTCCAATGGAAATTATTCTGATGCTGCACATGGTGGTGAAAGTGCATTGGAATTGAGTTTGCGTCTTCAGTCCTTTTTAGAAGAGGTTCATAATTTGGATTTTAAAATTGCTTTAATTTGTACGCATGGAAGGACCTTGCGTGCCCTGATATGCCTTTTAAAAAAGCAAGAACTCATGCATATGGAGTTGGTTTACCACAGCAATACCGGTTTGTATGTTGCAGAATTCAATAACAACGATTGGCAAATCATTTTAGAAAATGATTGCAACCATTTATCTAAAAGTATCGAACGTTGA
- a CDS encoding CofH family radical SAM protein produces MTLLEESDILLNSNDLIRRIQSKVLNSDRITPEEGLYLYEHASLSELAYLANYIRENKHGNKSFFNRNFHIEPTNVCVYTCSFCSYSRLIKKRDEGWEYTHEQIMDIVKSFDDKPVTEVHIVGGVLPKYDVDFYMNLFKAIKIHRPELHIKALTPVEFHYIFKKAKISYEEGMERMLQAGLDSLPGGGAEIFDEVLREKIAGGKCSSEEWLRIHEIWHGLGKKSNATILYGHLETYAHRIDHLERLRVLQDKTGGFQTFIPLKFRNKDNEMSYLPEVSILEDLRNYAVSRIYLDNFEHIKAYWPMLGRTNAQLSLSFGVDDLDGTIDDTTKIYSMAGSEELNPAMSTGELVQLIQQVGRTAVERDSVYNIIKEYHEGDLVNANPYNFYNLPVV; encoded by the coding sequence ATGACTTTATTGGAAGAAAGTGATATTTTGTTGAATTCTAATGATTTAATTCGTCGAATTCAGTCTAAAGTTTTAAATTCGGATCGCATTACGCCTGAAGAGGGCTTGTATTTGTATGAGCATGCCAGTCTTTCCGAATTGGCTTATTTAGCAAATTACATTCGGGAGAACAAGCATGGTAATAAAAGTTTTTTTAACCGTAATTTTCATATAGAACCTACCAATGTCTGTGTCTATACCTGCTCTTTTTGTTCCTATTCGCGCTTGATAAAAAAGAGGGATGAAGGCTGGGAGTATACCCATGAGCAAATTATGGACATTGTGAAATCGTTTGACGATAAACCTGTTACAGAAGTTCATATTGTTGGTGGTGTTTTACCAAAATATGATGTAGACTTTTATATGAATCTTTTTAAGGCAATCAAGATTCACAGACCTGAATTGCATATTAAAGCACTTACCCCGGTTGAGTTTCATTACATATTCAAGAAAGCGAAGATTTCTTATGAAGAAGGCATGGAGCGCATGCTCCAAGCAGGATTGGATTCCTTGCCTGGTGGAGGTGCAGAAATTTTTGATGAAGTACTTCGTGAAAAGATTGCGGGTGGAAAATGCAGTTCAGAGGAATGGCTGCGAATTCATGAAATCTGGCATGGCCTTGGTAAAAAATCAAATGCCACGATTTTATACGGACATCTTGAAACCTATGCCCATCGGATCGATCATTTAGAGCGATTGCGAGTACTGCAAGATAAAACAGGAGGTTTTCAAACGTTTATCCCTTTAAAATTCAGAAATAAGGATAATGAAATGTCGTATTTGCCTGAAGTTAGTATTTTGGAAGACTTAAGAAATTATGCGGTGTCCAGAATTTATCTAGACAATTTTGAGCACATTAAAGCCTATTGGCCCATGTTGGGAAGGACAAATGCACAACTCAGTTTATCGTTTGGAGTCGATGATTTGGATGGGACCATTGATGATACTACTAAAATTTATTCGATGGCGGGATCAGAAGAACTAAATCCTGCAATGAGTACCGGGGAGTTGGTGCAATTGATTCAACAAGTTGGACGTACGGCTGTTGAACGGGATTCTGTATATAATATCATTAAAGAATATCATGAAGGAGACCTCGTTAATGCCAATCCATATAATTTTTACAATTTGCCAGTAGTGTAG
- a CDS encoding menaquinone biosynthesis protein, protein MRVACVEYLNALPFTDALESLFEKNQLNYINAVPSNCANLLKTGAVDLALLPIGAISDFEKLYLISDFCIACVGPVRTVKLFSNQAIESIDAILLDHASRTSNELLRILLKDYWKNSSIKLIKESDEIPNVEFAKLKIGDAAFELEGRYAYEYDLGEIWYALTGLPFVFAVWVATKQIPKELQNILNEAFKKSIASINQLIYKKEEYNSQILETYFKQNIHYELDVNKKEGMKQFLNRAGISNCLID, encoded by the coding sequence TTGAGAGTAGCTTGTGTTGAGTATCTGAATGCCTTGCCATTTACAGATGCTTTAGAATCGTTGTTTGAAAAAAATCAACTCAATTATATAAATGCAGTTCCATCGAATTGTGCCAATTTATTAAAAACAGGAGCGGTAGATTTGGCTTTATTGCCCATTGGGGCCATTTCAGATTTTGAAAAACTGTATTTAATTTCAGATTTTTGCATTGCTTGTGTTGGGCCGGTTCGAACGGTTAAATTATTTTCAAATCAAGCCATTGAGTCCATTGATGCAATTTTATTAGATCATGCTTCCAGGACTTCTAATGAATTATTAAGAATTTTACTTAAAGATTATTGGAAAAATTCCTCAATAAAATTAATAAAGGAATCAGATGAAATACCAAATGTAGAATTTGCAAAATTAAAAATAGGGGATGCTGCATTTGAACTGGAAGGTAGGTATGCCTATGAATATGATTTAGGTGAAATCTGGTATGCTTTAACCGGATTGCCTTTTGTGTTTGCAGTTTGGGTAGCTACCAAGCAAATTCCCAAAGAGCTACAAAATATTTTAAATGAGGCATTTAAAAAAAGCATTGCATCTATAAATCAGCTCATTTATAAAAAAGAGGAATACAATTCACAAATTCTTGAAACGTATTTTAAACAAAACATTCATTATGAATTGGATGTGAATAAAAAGGAGGGAATGAAGCAATTTTTAAATCGAGCTGGAATTTCAAATTGTTTAATAGATTAA